In a single window of the Anaerocolumna cellulosilytica genome:
- a CDS encoding PRD domain-containing protein: MKSNKTLIYEFIHKCTHSAAAEELGGVSTQYISERLGMQRTNISSMLNILVKEGTVEKLNGRPVLYRVKPDAVHLKGEQSCFSQLIGCDGSLKSAVQLAKAAILYPRRSLHSLILGPAGSGKSYFASLMYLFAKENMIIKENAPYVRFNCVNYSDNTGQMEKELFGTEGENILKRAEGGVLFIDNIELLPAHARNSLVRMVESNMIELNGVRKELNVIVVCAMNDTVSRSVIENYSKYFFIKITIPPLSLRAFKERFQMIQHFFTIEAERSNKTIHINPEILIGLLLYQCENNVKQLKRDIQLSCANAYAREFHIQKKEIMVLMSDFPYYVRTGFLNLKNHRAEIKEVMSEDCSYAFSKEKATLITPNLERNGRKKTMYDWIDEKVNELKERGIEEDDINFILSVDIENEFKQYSKRLGEQIVDKEQLSQLVNKRIIELVGDFLEEATGRFNKVYPVSVFYGLCLHLNSTLNKQNKSQRLSNEQIMEIIKNNGSEYGYCLKFVGALEQEFKIKLPIDEVVFLTLFLTKEPMAEETNLHPVVLIALHGEAAARSIVEVVNFMSGYPAYSYDMPMDKSTDTAYEELKKLVLKIHKGKGIFVIYDMGSFKTMFDMIASETGVEIKTLEIPLTLLALDCSRKVMIGMSVEEIYKDMLESYQGILEHKEDMSLRINSKNVVLTLCMSGEGAAVQIKKYIEKHIRPKNVEIIALAISNHQLLLEEVNKIKEKHNIICVVGSYDPQLFGIRFVSITDVFQEDCKELKAVLELYDKTELVKNKADDYFEVIFDHLSEELKLIDVEKLRILLPLVLKEFQGNSGCYLIKEQELALMIHIACCMEHLKGGYETPANRNKKEVITQNTELYRTLKQSLKKVENEFELEFDDNEIANILSIIKLSKDGKLT; this comes from the coding sequence ATGAAATCCAATAAAACTCTGATTTATGAATTTATTCACAAGTGTACTCATTCTGCGGCGGCAGAAGAGTTGGGCGGAGTATCTACCCAGTATATTTCTGAACGGCTGGGAATGCAGAGAACGAATATAAGCAGTATGTTGAATATATTGGTGAAAGAAGGAACGGTTGAAAAATTAAATGGAAGACCGGTACTGTATAGGGTGAAGCCTGATGCAGTTCATCTAAAAGGGGAGCAATCTTGTTTCAGTCAGTTGATTGGTTGTGATGGCAGTCTTAAAAGTGCTGTACAGCTTGCAAAGGCAGCCATTTTATATCCCAGACGAAGTTTACATTCTTTAATATTAGGTCCAGCCGGTTCCGGTAAAAGCTATTTTGCTAGTCTTATGTATCTCTTTGCCAAAGAAAATATGATTATAAAGGAGAATGCTCCGTATGTCCGTTTTAATTGTGTAAATTATAGTGACAATACAGGACAGATGGAGAAGGAACTTTTTGGAACGGAGGGAGAGAATATATTAAAGAGGGCAGAAGGAGGCGTGCTGTTCATAGACAACATTGAGTTACTGCCCGCTCATGCCAGAAACAGCTTGGTACGAATGGTTGAAAGTAATATGATAGAGTTAAATGGTGTCAGAAAGGAATTGAATGTAATTGTAGTATGTGCTATGAATGATACCGTAAGCCGAAGTGTAATTGAGAATTACAGCAAGTATTTTTTTATTAAAATAACGATACCTCCTCTTAGCTTAAGAGCCTTTAAAGAAAGATTTCAGATGATACAGCATTTTTTTACGATTGAGGCGGAGCGAAGCAATAAAACCATTCATATTAATCCTGAAATTTTGATAGGTTTACTACTTTATCAATGTGAGAATAATGTTAAGCAGCTAAAAAGAGACATTCAATTAAGCTGTGCCAATGCTTATGCAAGAGAATTTCACATTCAGAAAAAAGAAATTATGGTGCTTATGTCAGACTTTCCATATTATGTTCGGACAGGCTTTTTAAACCTTAAGAACCACAGGGCAGAAATCAAAGAAGTGATGTCAGAAGATTGCAGTTATGCATTCTCTAAAGAAAAAGCAACTTTAATTACACCTAATCTGGAACGTAATGGAAGAAAGAAGACTATGTATGACTGGATAGATGAAAAGGTCAATGAGCTTAAGGAACGGGGGATTGAAGAAGACGATATAAACTTTATATTGAGTGTTGATATTGAAAATGAATTCAAACAGTACAGCAAAAGACTGGGAGAACAGATTGTAGATAAGGAACAGTTATCCCAACTTGTGAATAAGCGGATTATTGAATTGGTAGGCGACTTTTTGGAAGAAGCAACGGGGAGATTTAATAAAGTGTATCCGGTGTCTGTTTTTTATGGATTATGTTTACATTTGAATTCCACACTGAATAAGCAGAATAAATCACAACGGTTAAGCAATGAACAGATTATGGAGATTATTAAGAACAACGGCAGTGAATATGGATATTGTCTTAAGTTCGTTGGAGCATTGGAGCAGGAATTTAAGATTAAACTGCCCATAGATGAGGTGGTCTTTCTAACTCTGTTTTTAACAAAAGAGCCAATGGCAGAGGAGACAAACCTACATCCGGTGGTTTTGATTGCACTTCATGGAGAAGCCGCAGCCAGATCAATCGTAGAAGTGGTAAACTTTATGAGCGGTTACCCAGCTTATTCCTATGATATGCCTATGGATAAAAGTACAGATACTGCTTACGAAGAGTTGAAGAAATTGGTTCTTAAAATTCATAAGGGAAAAGGGATTTTTGTGATTTACGATATGGGCTCCTTTAAGACCATGTTTGACATGATAGCTTCTGAAACCGGTGTTGAAATCAAGACGCTAGAAATACCTTTAACACTGCTGGCACTGGATTGCAGCCGTAAAGTCATGATCGGAATGTCGGTGGAAGAAATTTATAAGGATATGCTGGAAAGTTACCAGGGAATCCTTGAACACAAAGAAGATATGAGTTTAAGGATTAACAGTAAGAATGTAGTGCTGACCCTCTGTATGAGCGGTGAAGGTGCAGCAGTTCAGATAAAAAAGTATATTGAGAAGCATATACGGCCAAAGAATGTTGAAATCATAGCTCTTGCCATTTCAAATCACCAATTGCTGCTGGAGGAAGTCAATAAGATAAAAGAAAAGCACAATATTATCTGTGTGGTGGGTAGTTATGATCCTCAATTATTCGGAATCCGATTTGTATCTATAACGGATGTATTCCAAGAGGATTGTAAGGAATTAAAGGCTGTTTTAGAATTGTATGATAAAACAGAGCTTGTTAAGAATAAAGCAGATGATTATTTTGAGGTGATTTTTGACCATCTATCGGAAGAATTAAAGCTGATAGATGTTGAAAAACTCCGCATCCTATTACCGCTGGTTTTAAAAGAATTTCAGGGAAATTCAGGCTGCTATTTGATAAAGGAACAGGAGCTTGCACTTATGATTCACATAGCCTGCTGTATGGAACACTTAAAAGGCGGCTATGAGACACCTGCCAACCGGAATAAAAAAGAAGTCATTACTCAGAATACAGAACTGTACCGGACGTTAAAACAAAGTCTTAAAAAAGTAGAAAATGAGTTTGAGCTAGAGTTTGATGACAACGAAATAGCAAATATACTATCAATCATTAAGCTTTCAAAGGATGGAAAGCTCACGTAA
- a CDS encoding SDR family NAD(P)-dependent oxidoreductase, with product MRDICVITGGGSGMGLAAARLMGQNYYIIICGRNVMKLESAVEALRQQGIEAEAFPCDVSDYKSVEKLASYAKAKGRVAAVIHAAGMSPHMGEAKTIVEVNALGTIYMNNAFYKVMEEGSCIIDVASMSAYLTPKIVMPVRNYKYSIDNPSYFIKKIMKRVNIFPKKVQKGVAYGISKHFVIWFAKQDAARFGRKGVRVISISPGNFETPMGELEKEEADTYTKYSALKRFGHVEEIAGLFAFCSSNEAGYLTGVDILCDGGLVASGINPLLRKK from the coding sequence ATGAGAGATATCTGTGTAATAACAGGCGGAGGCAGTGGTATGGGGCTTGCTGCTGCCAGATTAATGGGACAGAATTATTATATTATTATTTGTGGAAGAAATGTGATGAAGTTAGAGAGTGCGGTAGAAGCGTTAAGGCAGCAGGGTATAGAAGCAGAGGCATTTCCTTGTGATGTTTCAGATTATAAAAGTGTGGAAAAACTTGCTTCCTATGCAAAAGCCAAGGGCAGGGTTGCTGCGGTAATACATGCAGCCGGGATGTCTCCTCATATGGGTGAGGCGAAAACGATTGTCGAGGTAAATGCTTTGGGAACCATTTATATGAACAACGCCTTTTATAAAGTAATGGAAGAAGGGTCTTGCATCATTGACGTAGCCTCTATGTCAGCTTATTTAACACCTAAAATAGTAATGCCTGTAAGAAATTATAAATATAGTATAGATAATCCCTCCTATTTTATAAAGAAGATTATGAAAAGGGTGAACATTTTTCCGAAGAAGGTACAAAAAGGTGTTGCATATGGTATATCCAAACATTTTGTAATTTGGTTTGCAAAACAGGATGCTGCCAGGTTTGGCAGGAAGGGAGTACGAGTAATATCTATTTCTCCCGGTAATTTTGAGACACCAATGGGAGAACTTGAAAAAGAAGAGGCAGATACTTATACAAAGTACAGTGCATTAAAGCGTTTTGGACATGTTGAGGAAATTGCAGGTTTATTTGCATTCTGTTCCAGTAATGAGGCAGGTTATCTAACCGGAGTAGATATTTTGTGCGATGGAGGATTGGTAGCATCAGGAATAAATCCCTTGTTAAGAAAAAAATGA
- a CDS encoding MerR family transcriptional regulator: MSSIIFNLILNYLKAGIIVMKDYYKINEISKLYGIGTDSLRYYEKVGVLKPRRDKNDYRLYSLKDIYKLNVIRDLRQLGFSMQQIKEYLDCQSIDNTLQLLLKEQDVIHAQMKKLRITEQILRQRIRTLTKSAQTPDSCFTVKSFPDRPCLQLNTHITRDEEMDFAVKKLHRKHEHRIHDFGNQSIGAYVSAEDLKKGILGVFHSVFFILEEKTKEYDFILPTGDYLSYTYRGGYHQSPDRILELLAYAKETGRQILDEPFELYLIDNRDTVLTEEFLTEIQVRVSKDSPK; encoded by the coding sequence ATGTCAAGTATTATTTTTAATTTGATTTTAAATTATTTAAAGGCTGGTATAATAGTTATGAAAGATTATTACAAAATCAATGAGATATCAAAGCTTTATGGAATCGGTACAGATTCTCTAAGATATTACGAAAAAGTCGGTGTATTAAAGCCGCGGCGTGACAAAAACGACTACAGGCTTTATAGCCTTAAGGATATCTATAAGTTAAATGTAATTCGCGATTTGCGCCAGTTGGGTTTCTCCATGCAGCAAATCAAGGAGTATCTGGATTGCCAGAGTATTGACAATACTTTGCAATTGCTGTTAAAGGAACAGGATGTAATTCATGCACAGATGAAAAAACTTCGTATTACGGAACAAATCCTACGACAGCGGATTCGTACCTTAACAAAATCTGCACAAACTCCTGACAGCTGCTTTACTGTTAAATCCTTTCCTGACCGTCCCTGTCTTCAGTTGAATACTCACATAACCCGGGATGAAGAAATGGACTTTGCTGTAAAGAAACTTCATAGAAAGCATGAACACAGGATTCACGATTTTGGGAATCAGTCTATTGGAGCTTATGTATCGGCGGAGGATTTGAAAAAGGGCATACTGGGGGTCTTTCACTCTGTATTTTTTATACTGGAAGAAAAAACAAAGGAGTATGACTTTATACTGCCGACAGGCGACTATCTTTCCTATACTTATCGTGGTGGTTATCATCAAAGTCCGGATCGTATATTGGAACTCCTGGCATACGCAAAAGAAACAGGCCGGCAGATCCTGGATGAACCTTTTGAACTTTACCTGATTGACAACCGGGATACGGTTCTGACAGAAGAATTCCTAACTGAAATTCAAGTCAGGGTTTCAAAGGATTCCCCTAAATAA
- a CDS encoding NAD-dependent epimerase/dehydratase family protein: MNHRIYLLTGAAGLLGSNVSRQLIEQGEQVRALVLKGDPAMKYIPEEVEIIEGDLLDSVSMERFFTVSEGTEIIVIHCASMVTLNPKPNPKVYAVNVEGTQNIITMCLKYKVKKLVYISSTGAIPEKPGNQLIKEVKYFEPEVVTGYYSVTKAEATQLVLDAVKKYPQLDASVIHPSGICGPNDYAYGPVSSFLIQYANGEMNTGIEGTFNSVDVRDLAEGVIACCDKGGRGECYIMANELVSMKEMFDIVNHAAGLTYKPKVLSVGVAKILAKIMAVISRINGKPALLTEFAIYNLSRNNNFSYEKAVKELGYQVRPFQETIADEVKWLKEEGKI, encoded by the coding sequence ATGAATCATAGAATATATTTGTTAACCGGTGCGGCCGGTTTATTGGGAAGCAATGTTTCGCGCCAGTTAATAGAGCAGGGAGAGCAGGTACGCGCATTGGTTTTAAAGGGAGATCCCGCCATGAAGTATATACCTGAGGAAGTAGAAATAATTGAGGGGGATTTGTTAGATAGTGTTTCAATGGAGCGTTTTTTTACGGTATCTGAAGGCACAGAGATAATTGTAATCCACTGTGCCAGTATGGTTACCTTGAATCCAAAGCCTAATCCGAAGGTATATGCGGTGAATGTGGAAGGTACTCAAAACATAATAACAATGTGCCTAAAATATAAGGTAAAGAAATTAGTTTATATCAGTTCCACAGGAGCAATACCGGAAAAACCCGGAAATCAGCTAATTAAGGAAGTGAAGTACTTTGAGCCGGAGGTGGTGACAGGTTATTACTCAGTTACAAAAGCGGAAGCAACCCAGTTAGTACTTGATGCAGTTAAAAAATATCCTCAATTGGATGCTTCTGTTATTCATCCTAGTGGAATTTGCGGACCAAATGATTATGCTTATGGACCTGTCAGCAGCTTTCTCATACAGTATGCAAACGGCGAGATGAATACAGGTATCGAAGGCACTTTCAATAGTGTGGATGTTAGAGATTTGGCAGAGGGTGTCATAGCTTGCTGCGATAAGGGTGGCAGAGGAGAATGCTATATTATGGCCAATGAACTGGTATCCATGAAGGAAATGTTTGATATTGTGAACCATGCAGCAGGGCTTACGTATAAACCTAAAGTTTTATCGGTTGGTGTTGCAAAGATTTTGGCTAAAATAATGGCAGTAATTAGTAGAATTAACGGAAAGCCAGCCCTGCTCACAGAGTTTGCTATTTATAATTTATCGCGAAATAATAATTTTAGTTATGAGAAGGCCGTGAAAGAATTGGGTTATCAGGTAAGACCGTTTCAAGAAACAATTGCTGATGAAGTGAAATGGTTGAAGGAGGAAGGTAAGATATAA
- a CDS encoding response regulator transcription factor yields the protein MAAILIVEDDKHTRRLTGARLKPYYNVEEAENGKEAMDILDNKHIDLIIADIQMPVMNGYDLVKRLREEKNSIPVIMLTAMHTFDDKKMGFASGTDDYLTKPINYEELLWRIKALLRRANIASERKIKVGEVVLDSSAYTVIKGDRTIDLARKEFELLYKLLSYPGMIFTKTQLLDEIWGYDTKSDETTIKTHINRLRNKFEGCQAFEIVTIRGLGYKADILES from the coding sequence ATGGCAGCAATATTGATAGTGGAGGATGACAAGCATACAAGACGGCTTACCGGTGCCAGGCTGAAACCATATTATAATGTGGAAGAGGCGGAAAATGGTAAGGAAGCTATGGATATACTGGATAATAAGCATATTGATTTAATTATAGCGGATATTCAGATGCCTGTTATGAATGGCTATGACTTGGTGAAAAGATTACGGGAAGAAAAAAATAGTATTCCTGTTATTATGCTTACGGCCATGCATACTTTTGATGATAAAAAAATGGGCTTTGCTTCGGGGACAGATGATTATCTAACAAAGCCCATTAACTATGAAGAATTGCTTTGGAGAATTAAGGCATTATTAAGAAGAGCTAATATTGCGAGTGAAAGAAAAATAAAAGTGGGAGAGGTTGTATTGGATTCTTCAGCCTATACGGTGATAAAGGGAGATAGAACTATAGACCTTGCGCGAAAAGAGTTTGAACTTCTTTATAAGCTTTTATCCTATCCAGGAATGATTTTTACAAAAACACAGTTATTAGATGAAATTTGGGGTTACGATACCAAAAGTGATGAGACAACGATAAAAACTCATATAAACCGGCTTCGCAATAAATTTGAGGGTTGTCAGGCATTTGAAATAGTTACCATCAGAGGCTTAGGATATAAAGCAGATATTCTTGAAAGTTGA
- a CDS encoding GNAT family N-acetyltransferase gives MRKKRQLKMKKVGIEHLEQYNQLLRYVFQVTDRELHEIGWEEKEFLRDKSPVLEQADVLGWFDGDKLVSQAAVYPFQVRIFQTTYDMGGLTGVGTFPEYSNQGLMHKLLYKALENMREKKQLISYLFPYSIPYYRRKGWEIISDKITYIVNDYQLPKNKLVSGEVERVAVESDQVKKAYHRFALQTHGAMLRDDLAWNEYFRWDIDDLMAAIYYNDAGDPDGYVLYWIADEVFHIKDMVFVNEEARSGLWNFISAHFSMISKVIGNIYTDEPLAFLLEDADIKENISPYFMARIVDLEQFIAKYPFKPDTGHREWTFTLDDPLLSWNQGSFTMYITPEGKGELIRTAKRTQDKIDIQTMTTMLLGYKRPDYLHKIGRLLCTAETVDMLEDAVEQQTPYFSDYF, from the coding sequence ATGAGAAAAAAAAGACAGTTAAAAATGAAGAAGGTTGGAATTGAACATCTAGAGCAGTATAATCAGCTTTTACGATATGTATTTCAAGTAACAGACAGGGAATTGCATGAAATCGGCTGGGAGGAAAAAGAATTTCTGCGTGACAAATCTCCTGTACTGGAACAGGCAGATGTACTGGGTTGGTTTGACGGCGATAAACTGGTATCCCAGGCAGCCGTTTACCCCTTTCAGGTTCGAATCTTTCAGACAACCTATGATATGGGCGGGCTTACCGGAGTTGGTACCTTTCCTGAATATTCAAACCAAGGATTAATGCATAAACTGTTGTATAAAGCACTGGAAAATATGAGAGAGAAAAAACAGTTGATTTCCTACCTGTTTCCCTATTCGATTCCTTATTACCGCCGAAAAGGCTGGGAAATTATTTCTGATAAAATAACCTATATCGTAAATGATTATCAGCTTCCTAAAAATAAACTGGTATCCGGTGAGGTCGAACGAGTTGCTGTAGAAAGTGATCAGGTTAAGAAAGCATACCACCGGTTTGCACTGCAAACCCACGGTGCTATGCTGCGGGACGACTTAGCCTGGAATGAATATTTCCGATGGGATATTGATGATTTGATGGCAGCTATATACTATAACGATGCTGGGGATCCTGACGGTTATGTTCTATACTGGATTGCAGATGAGGTATTTCACATTAAGGATATGGTATTTGTGAATGAAGAAGCCAGAAGCGGTCTCTGGAATTTTATAAGTGCACATTTTTCCATGATTTCTAAGGTGATTGGTAATATTTACACCGATGAACCTTTAGCCTTTTTACTGGAGGATGCAGATATTAAGGAAAATATTTCTCCTTATTTTATGGCACGAATTGTGGATCTGGAGCAGTTTATTGCCAAATATCCCTTTAAACCGGATACAGGACACAGGGAATGGACGTTTACGCTGGATGATCCTCTTCTCTCCTGGAACCAAGGAAGCTTTACTATGTATATCACGCCGGAAGGGAAAGGCGAGTTAATTCGGACTGCAAAACGCACCCAGGACAAGATTGATATTCAAACTATGACAACCATGTTATTGGGATATAAGCGGCCTGATTACCTTCATAAAATTGGACGCCTCCTATGTACTGCTGAAACAGTGGATATGTTAGAGGATGCAGTTGAACAGCAAACACCATATTTTTCTGATTATTTTTAG
- a CDS encoding HAMP domain-containing sensor histidine kinase, whose amino-acid sequence MKTKRMRKKETGAFRWAVWFYIVILVSSVMAFGLVTSIQLDMNRNNAIYMLGMIPFMGLVVGICMNKITTTLKLRMGKIVDGINRVAEGDVDIELDLKNAGEYKSMYENFNRMVRELKNTKLEMRNFMNDFSHEFKTPITSIQGFAELLIESEVSEEERKEYLKIIAEESARLAGLSQNTLLLSKLDAQEVITDRSEFDLDEQIKRCTILLFRELEKKQICLNMELPSVKFYGNSELMCQLWINLINNAIKFTPPKGEITIIMFVVGAKITVEVTDTGIGMDEETMKHIFKKYYQGDDSHATKGFGLGLSIVKRIVQLCGGDISVTSVSGRGSTFSVILPYKVLETSIQ is encoded by the coding sequence ATGAAAACAAAAAGAATGCGTAAGAAAGAGACTGGTGCTTTCCGGTGGGCAGTCTGGTTTTATATAGTGATTCTGGTAAGTTCTGTTATGGCATTTGGACTTGTTACCTCTATACAGCTTGATATGAATCGTAATAATGCTATTTATATGTTGGGAATGATTCCGTTCATGGGGTTGGTAGTGGGAATCTGCATGAACAAAATTACAACAACGTTAAAACTAAGGATGGGTAAAATAGTTGACGGTATTAACAGGGTTGCAGAAGGAGACGTGGATATTGAACTTGATCTAAAAAATGCCGGTGAATACAAATCGATGTATGAGAACTTTAACCGCATGGTTAGAGAATTAAAGAATACGAAATTAGAAATGCGAAATTTTATGAATGATTTTTCCCATGAATTTAAAACACCCATAACCTCTATACAGGGATTTGCAGAACTTCTTATAGAAAGTGAAGTTAGCGAAGAGGAAAGGAAAGAGTATCTTAAGATAATTGCAGAGGAGTCGGCTAGGCTTGCAGGACTTTCTCAGAATACCCTTTTGCTATCTAAGCTGGATGCCCAAGAGGTAATAACAGACCGGAGTGAATTTGATTTAGATGAGCAAATAAAAAGATGTACCATATTACTATTCAGAGAGCTAGAAAAAAAACAGATATGCTTGAATATGGAGTTACCTTCCGTTAAATTTTACGGAAATTCCGAGCTTATGTGTCAGCTGTGGATTAATCTGATAAATAACGCCATAAAATTTACACCTCCTAAGGGAGAGATTACTATTATCATGTTTGTAGTTGGAGCAAAAATAACGGTAGAAGTAACTGACACAGGTATTGGTATGGATGAAGAAACCATGAAGCATATATTTAAAAAGTACTACCAGGGAGATGATTCTCATGCTACTAAGGGGTTTGGTTTGGGACTTTCCATTGTAAAAAGAATCGTTCAATTATGCGGAGGCGATATCTCGGTTACCAGTGTGTCTGGTCGTGGCAGTACATTTTCTGTAATATTACCTTACAAAGTTTTGGAGACCTCCATTCAATAA
- a CDS encoding YitT family protein — MLLGLGISSFGVYNIHQQTNITEGGVIGMILLLNHWTGISPSILSPVLDILCYGFAFQFLGGNFIKVSIVSTLSLAGFFKLWEQFPPILPNLTNYPLAAALIGGMFVGIGVGLVVRQGGSSGGDDALALAISKSTRCRIARAYLATDITVLLFSLSYIPMNRIAYSLVTVTVSSFLIDFVQNVSRKGKRDAVKEIQEEACELYEDILESEEY, encoded by the coding sequence ATGTTACTTGGTTTAGGTATTAGTTCTTTTGGGGTATACAATATACACCAGCAGACAAATATTACAGAAGGGGGTGTCATTGGCATGATTTTGCTGCTGAATCATTGGACGGGTATATCCCCCTCCATCCTTTCGCCGGTACTTGATATCCTTTGTTACGGGTTTGCTTTTCAGTTTCTGGGAGGGAATTTTATTAAAGTATCCATTGTATCCACGTTAAGCCTGGCTGGCTTTTTTAAACTATGGGAACAATTTCCTCCGATTTTGCCGAATCTTACGAATTATCCACTGGCAGCAGCGTTAATAGGAGGTATGTTTGTAGGTATCGGAGTAGGGCTTGTGGTTAGGCAGGGAGGTTCCAGCGGAGGGGATGATGCCTTGGCACTGGCAATTTCTAAGTCAACACGCTGCCGTATCGCCCGGGCATATCTGGCAACGGATATTACTGTTTTATTATTTTCACTTTCTTATATACCGATGAACCGCATAGCATATTCTCTGGTTACGGTAACAGTTTCCTCTTTTCTAATTGACTTTGTTCAAAATGTCTCAAGAAAAGGTAAGCGGGATGCTGTAAAAGAAATTCAGGAGGAAGCCTGTGAGCTATATGAAGATATACTGGAGTCGGAAGAATATTGA
- a CDS encoding PTS sugar transporter subunit IIB, which produces MIHVLLCCSNGMSTSILVKKMQAAALEKGMEAEIWAVSKVDLPAHMDKADIILLGPQIRFALNEIKNEVGESKPVDVIDIMDYGTMNGSKVLDLALQKLGK; this is translated from the coding sequence ATGATACATGTATTATTATGTTGTTCCAACGGTATGTCTACCAGTATTCTGGTCAAGAAAATGCAGGCGGCTGCTTTAGAGAAGGGAATGGAAGCTGAAATTTGGGCTGTGTCAAAGGTTGACTTGCCGGCACATATGGATAAAGCGGATATTATTTTATTAGGCCCTCAGATTCGATTTGCTTTAAATGAGATAAAGAATGAAGTTGGGGAAAGTAAGCCGGTAGATGTAATTGATATAATGGATTATGGTACCATGAACGGAAGCAAGGTATTAGATCTTGCATTACAAAAACTAGGGAAGTAA
- a CDS encoding PTS sugar transporter subunit IIC, with protein sequence MSNFKQFFEQKVVPVTGKMSSNKIIKALTSSMMATMPLSLGTSIVAILANFPIASWTNFLAAHGINVHATAIIGGTTQIMGLFLAFLVAYNYTKLLGEDAITGGVLSLGTFIILMPQTYALADGASLSVLQLKYLGSSGIFVSMIVGILIPCLYCFLQKKGFVIKFPDSVPEMITKSLSPTFIAMIVFIVVFGVRIAFGYTPYGNIFDFINNTVGQPIMLLGSSPISLIMVYAIGNLFWCFGIHPGSVLTFYTPVILTVITGNIEAFQKGSPLPYLTFIIVYTFIMLGGTGSTLGLAFDMFLFSKSKRFKALGKLAIIPNIFNINEPLIFGTPIIFNPIFIIPMIATPFLNGGIAILLVKLGAYSTYNPTIKMPWTMPAPITALIQTGVWASLGVCLVIVATAILYYPFFKFADKQAVKEEMQEETAQAV encoded by the coding sequence ATGTCAAATTTTAAACAGTTTTTTGAACAAAAAGTAGTACCGGTTACCGGCAAGATGAGTTCAAATAAAATAATAAAGGCATTAACTAGTTCTATGATGGCTACTATGCCACTATCTTTAGGTACCAGTATTGTAGCAATCTTGGCAAACTTCCCAATTGCTTCTTGGACTAATTTTTTGGCAGCTCATGGAATCAATGTCCATGCAACGGCAATCATTGGTGGTACGACGCAAATTATGGGGCTGTTCCTGGCATTTTTGGTGGCTTATAATTATACAAAACTCTTGGGTGAAGATGCAATTACAGGTGGTGTATTATCCCTTGGTACGTTTATTATACTTATGCCTCAAACCTATGCACTTGCTGATGGTGCTTCCTTAAGTGTACTGCAATTAAAGTACCTTGGCAGTTCAGGTATATTTGTATCTATGATTGTAGGTATATTAATTCCATGTTTGTACTGTTTTTTGCAAAAAAAAGGTTTTGTGATAAAGTTTCCGGATAGTGTTCCCGAGATGATAACAAAGTCCTTAAGCCCGACTTTTATAGCGATGATTGTGTTCATTGTAGTATTTGGTGTTCGTATCGCCTTTGGATATACCCCATACGGAAATATATTTGACTTTATTAATAACACCGTTGGACAACCTATTATGTTATTAGGTTCTTCTCCGATTTCCCTCATAATGGTATATGCCATCGGAAATCTGTTCTGGTGTTTCGGTATTCATCCAGGCTCTGTACTTACCTTTTATACACCGGTAATATTAACAGTAATTACAGGTAATATTGAAGCTTTTCAGAAGGGAAGCCCATTGCCTTATTTAACCTTTATTATAGTTTACACCTTTATTATGCTTGGTGGTACCGGCAGTACATTAGGGTTGGCCTTTGATATGTTCTTGTTTTCAAAATCTAAACGCTTTAAAGCCTTAGGAAAATTAGCAATTATACCGAACATATTTAATATTAATGAACCGTTAATTTTCGGTACGCCAATTATTTTCAACCCTATTTTTATCATACCTATGATAGCAACTCCATTTTTAAATGGCGGTATTGCCATATTGCTAGTTAAATTGGGAGCATACAGCACCTATAACCCGACTATAAAAATGCCTTGGACAATGCCTGCACCTATAACCGCACTGATACAGACTGGTGTATGGGCATCACTTGGTGTATGCCTCGTCATTGTCGCAACGGCAATTTTATACTATCCATTCTTTAAGTTTGCAGATAAACAGGCAGTCAAAGAAGAAATGCAGGAAGAGACTGCGCAGGCAGTATAA